One genomic segment of Panicum virgatum strain AP13 chromosome 2N, P.virgatum_v5, whole genome shotgun sequence includes these proteins:
- the LOC120661683 gene encoding B3 domain-containing protein Os07g0563300-like isoform X2, which yields MSSPAPQQPPPPPPPPPARPAAAPALVSATPISVQPPPIQPKPPAPAPPPQQQPQPAGPVPGPQPPSPAQLLNLGPHPPMYRGPICWNSYCKDPDPNSFGRRGWKVRSGPPFSVYADLCGRCYSQFEQGIYCETFHSEEGGWRNCESCGRRVHCGCIVSIHKYQLRDAGGVDCAKCARNTRTSLAPPSPVWASPMHNSQNVADRKDIPVKSWRPPAGQISSQWRQTNMWSVSSIQSDLQQRLAFEFDRPSGSEKLLPGRTYIHAQDRKFDDMHDRPTTPAGMNHIVRERDANGHGQSTNIDPAYSYTLYHRDGSHPNNIHDPSHHVGENDSLSSRKMAMPDASTSVDTGFKLDSHHPSILKDDPPSLSVGLASNFSSQNGPKDHIRIAPAQQQAQMASSSLQKQFYSHTVSGYNEFQAQMRNGRPRMDAKARSQLLPRYWPRITDQEIQHLSSDSNSVITPLFEKMLSASDAGRIGRLVLPKKCAEAYFPSISQPEGLPLKVQDSNGKEWIFQFRFWPNNNSRMYVLEGVTPCIQSMQLQAGDTVTFSRIDPEGKLIMGFRKATNISSEQEQTTKPANGAPATSEANGKVSAPDPSPNAAVSRQNKVSAETKSSSPVEQPAAFKIEKDGLTQKEGPGTASSSPGPVKRKAANLTPKNKRLRMENEESMELKITWEEAQELLRPPPKAPNIVIVDGHEFEEYEEPPILGRKTYFVADKSGSNHQWAQCENCSKWRKLPVDALMPSKWTCSDNKWDSERSSCEAAQEISMEELAELIPIKSGPGGARKPKAKVEGEAIDASDGLDTLANLAILGEGEALPSQPTTKHPRHRPGCSCIVCIQPPSGKGPKHKQTCTCNVCMTVRRRFRTLMLRRQKRETTDSPRKKDTGQSSETGRQGGSSRLATNASATSSSQKAADAKASAPEDIAVDHKVTSSPVKNHIDLNIQPERDDEQSPKSGAAGALSRDNPT from the exons atgtcgtcgccggcgccgcaacagccgcctccgcctccgccgccgccgcccgcgcgcccggccgccgcgcccgcgctggTCTCCGCGACCCCCATCTCGGTGCAGCCGCCGCCTATCCAGCccaagccgccggcgccggcgccgccgccacagcagcagccgcagccggcGGGGCCCGTTCCCGGTccgcagccgccgtcgccggcgcagcTCCTGAATCTGGGCCCGCACCCGCCGATGTACCGGGGCCCGATCTGCTGGAACTCCTACTGCAAGGACCCCGACCCCAACTCCTTCGGCCGCCGCGGGTGGAAGGTCCGCTCGGGCCCGCCCTTCTCCGTGTACGCCGACCTCTGCGGGAGATGCTA TTCACAGTTTGAACAGGGGATATACTGCGAGACGTTCCATTCCGAGGAGGGAGGCTGGAGGAACTGCGAATCCTGCGGGAGG AGGGTGCATTGCGGCTGCATCGTGTCCATCCACAAGTATCAGCTACGTGATGCTGGCGGGGTTGACTGCGCCAAGTGTGCTCGGAACACCCGCACTTCCTTG GCACCACCAAGTCCTGTATGGGCGTCCCCGATGCATAATTCTCAAAATGTAGCTGACAGAAAAGACATTCCTGTAAAGAGCTGGAGACCACCTGCCGGGCAAATTTCAAGTCAGTGGCGACAGACTAATATGTGGAGTGTGTCCAGTATACAGTCGGACTTGCAGCAGCGTCTAGCTTTTGAGTTTGATAGGCCTAGTGGTAGCGAGAAATTACTTCCTGGGCGCACTTATATCCATGCCCAAGATAGGAAATTTGATGACATGCATGACAGACCAACAACTCCTGCTGGCATGAACCACAttgtgagggagagagatgcCAATGGCCATGGCCAGTCCACCAATATTGATCCAGCTTACTCTTATACCCTCTACCACAGAGATGGATCACATCCAAATAATATACATGATCCTAGTCACCATGTTGGAGAAAATGATTCTTTGTCTTCCCGGAAAATGGCGATGCCAGATGCTTCTACAAGTGTGGATACTGGATTCAAGCTTGATTCACATCATCCATCTATTTTAAAGGATGATCCACCATCCCTTTCAGTTGGATTGGCTTCTAATTTTTCATCACAGAATGGACCAAAAGACCATATCAGAATTGCACCTGCTCAGCAGCAAGCGCAAATGGCTTCATCCTCATTGCAGAAGCAGTTCTATTCTCACACAGTGAGTGGTTACAATGAATTCCAAGCGCAAATGCGCAATGGAAGACCCAGAATGGATGCAAAGGCGAGATCACAGTTACTTCCTCGCTATTGGCCAAGAATAACAGATCAAGAGATACAGCACTTATCTAGCGA TTCAAATTCTGTTATTACTCCTTTGTTTGAAAAGATGCTAAGTGCTAGTGATGCTGGGCGGATTGGTCGCCTAGTTTTGCCAAAGAAGTGTGCTGAG GCATACTTCCCTTCAATCTCTCAACCTGAAGGGCTCCCTTTAAAGGTTCAGGATTCTAATGGTAAAGAATGGATATTCCAATTCCGTTTCTGGCCTAATAATAATAGCAGGATGTATGTATTGGAAGGTGTCACACCTTGTATTCAGTCAATGCAGTTGCAAGCAGGTGATACAG TAACCTTCAGCCGAATAGATCCAGAAGGGAAATTGATCATGGGGTTCAGGAAGGCAACTAATATTTCATCTGAACAG gaGCAAACAACAAAGCCTGCCAATGGAGCCCCAGCAACTTCAGAGGCAAATGGTAAAGTTTCTGCTCCAGATCCCAGTCCAAATGCTGCAGTTTCCCGACAAAACAAGGTCAGCGCAGAGACCAAAAGCTCTAGCCCTGTGGAACAACCTGCTGCCTTCAAAATTGAAAAAGATGGATTAACACAGAAGGAAGGGCCAGGAACTGCTAGTTCTTCTCCAGGTCCTGTCAAGAGAAAAGCAGCTAATCTTACTCCAAAGAATAAACGACTACGGATGGAAAATGAGGAATCAATGGAGTTGAAGATAACATGGGAGGAAGCTCAAGAATTACTTCGTCCCCCTCCTAAGGCTCCTAACATTGTTATTGTTGATGGCCATGAGTTCGAGGAATATGAG GAGCCACCGATTCTTGGAAGGAAGACATATTTTGTGGCAGATAAATCAGG TTCAAATCATCAATGGGCACAATGTGAGAATTGTTCCAAATGGAGGAAACTGCCAGTAGATGCCCTGATGCCCTCTAAATGGACCTGCTCTGACAATAAATGGGATTCGGAAAG GTCTTCTTGCGAAGCTGCACAAGAAATAAGTATGGAGGAACTTGCAGAATTGATTCCTATAAAAtctg GTCCAGGTGGAGCAAGAAAGCCCAAAGCTAAGGTAGAAGGTGAAGCTATTGATGCTTCAGATGGGCTCGACACTCTTGCAAACCTTGCTATCCTTGGTGAAGGTGAAGCCCTGCCGTCCCAGCCAACCACGAAACATCCCCGCCATCGTCCTGGCTGCTCATGCATTGTCTGCATCCAACCACCAAGCGGGAAGGGCCCAAAGCACAAGCAAACATGCACTTGCAACGTCTGTATGACAGTTCGGCGTCGTTTCAGGACACTTATGCTTCGACGTCAGAAGAGGGAGACCACAGATTCGCCTCGTAAAAAGGATACAGGCCAATCCAGCGAGACAGGCAGACAAGGTGGATCTAGCCGGCTGGCGACCAATGCCAGTGCAACCAGCTCTTCCCAGAAAGCAGCAGATGCGAAGGCCAGTGCACCTGAAGACATTGCCGTAGATCACAAGGTGACATCCTCTCCAGTCAAGAACCACATTGACCTGAACATCCAGCCTGAACGGGACGATGAGCAGTCACCGAAGTCTGGTGCGGCCGGTGCATTGAGCCGAGACAATCCGACTTAG
- the LOC120661683 gene encoding B3 domain-containing protein Os07g0563300-like isoform X1: MSSPAPQQPPPPPPPPPARPAAAPALVSATPISVQPPPIQPKPPAPAPPPQQQPQPAGPVPGPQPPSPAQLLNLGPHPPMYRGPICWNSYCKDPDPNSFGRRGWKVRSGPPFSVYADLCGRCYSQFEQGIYCETFHSEEGGWRNCESCGRRVHCGCIVSIHKYQLRDAGGVDCAKCARNTRTSLAPPSPVWASPMHNSQNVADRKDIPVKSWRPPAGQISSQWRQTNMWSVSSIQSDLQQRLAFEFDRPSGSEKLLPGRTYIHAQDRKFDDMHDRPTTPAGMNHIVRERDANGHGQSTNIDPAYSYTLYHRDGSHPNNIHDPSHHVGENDSLSSRKMAMPDASTSVDTGFKLDSHHPSILKDDPPSLSVGLASNFSSQNGPKDHIRIAPAQQQAQMASSSLQKQFYSHTVSGYNEFQAQMRNGRPRMDAKARSQLLPRYWPRITDQEIQHLSSEYPISNSVITPLFEKMLSASDAGRIGRLVLPKKCAEAYFPSISQPEGLPLKVQDSNGKEWIFQFRFWPNNNSRMYVLEGVTPCIQSMQLQAGDTVTFSRIDPEGKLIMGFRKATNISSEQEQTTKPANGAPATSEANGKVSAPDPSPNAAVSRQNKVSAETKSSSPVEQPAAFKIEKDGLTQKEGPGTASSSPGPVKRKAANLTPKNKRLRMENEESMELKITWEEAQELLRPPPKAPNIVIVDGHEFEEYEEPPILGRKTYFVADKSGSNHQWAQCENCSKWRKLPVDALMPSKWTCSDNKWDSERSSCEAAQEISMEELAELIPIKSGPGGARKPKAKVEGEAIDASDGLDTLANLAILGEGEALPSQPTTKHPRHRPGCSCIVCIQPPSGKGPKHKQTCTCNVCMTVRRRFRTLMLRRQKRETTDSPRKKDTGQSSETGRQGGSSRLATNASATSSSQKAADAKASAPEDIAVDHKVTSSPVKNHIDLNIQPERDDEQSPKSGAAGALSRDNPT; this comes from the exons atgtcgtcgccggcgccgcaacagccgcctccgcctccgccgccgccgcccgcgcgcccggccgccgcgcccgcgctggTCTCCGCGACCCCCATCTCGGTGCAGCCGCCGCCTATCCAGCccaagccgccggcgccggcgccgccgccacagcagcagccgcagccggcGGGGCCCGTTCCCGGTccgcagccgccgtcgccggcgcagcTCCTGAATCTGGGCCCGCACCCGCCGATGTACCGGGGCCCGATCTGCTGGAACTCCTACTGCAAGGACCCCGACCCCAACTCCTTCGGCCGCCGCGGGTGGAAGGTCCGCTCGGGCCCGCCCTTCTCCGTGTACGCCGACCTCTGCGGGAGATGCTA TTCACAGTTTGAACAGGGGATATACTGCGAGACGTTCCATTCCGAGGAGGGAGGCTGGAGGAACTGCGAATCCTGCGGGAGG AGGGTGCATTGCGGCTGCATCGTGTCCATCCACAAGTATCAGCTACGTGATGCTGGCGGGGTTGACTGCGCCAAGTGTGCTCGGAACACCCGCACTTCCTTG GCACCACCAAGTCCTGTATGGGCGTCCCCGATGCATAATTCTCAAAATGTAGCTGACAGAAAAGACATTCCTGTAAAGAGCTGGAGACCACCTGCCGGGCAAATTTCAAGTCAGTGGCGACAGACTAATATGTGGAGTGTGTCCAGTATACAGTCGGACTTGCAGCAGCGTCTAGCTTTTGAGTTTGATAGGCCTAGTGGTAGCGAGAAATTACTTCCTGGGCGCACTTATATCCATGCCCAAGATAGGAAATTTGATGACATGCATGACAGACCAACAACTCCTGCTGGCATGAACCACAttgtgagggagagagatgcCAATGGCCATGGCCAGTCCACCAATATTGATCCAGCTTACTCTTATACCCTCTACCACAGAGATGGATCACATCCAAATAATATACATGATCCTAGTCACCATGTTGGAGAAAATGATTCTTTGTCTTCCCGGAAAATGGCGATGCCAGATGCTTCTACAAGTGTGGATACTGGATTCAAGCTTGATTCACATCATCCATCTATTTTAAAGGATGATCCACCATCCCTTTCAGTTGGATTGGCTTCTAATTTTTCATCACAGAATGGACCAAAAGACCATATCAGAATTGCACCTGCTCAGCAGCAAGCGCAAATGGCTTCATCCTCATTGCAGAAGCAGTTCTATTCTCACACAGTGAGTGGTTACAATGAATTCCAAGCGCAAATGCGCAATGGAAGACCCAGAATGGATGCAAAGGCGAGATCACAGTTACTTCCTCGCTATTGGCCAAGAATAACAGATCAAGAGATACAGCACTTATCTAGCGAGTATCCGAT TTCAAATTCTGTTATTACTCCTTTGTTTGAAAAGATGCTAAGTGCTAGTGATGCTGGGCGGATTGGTCGCCTAGTTTTGCCAAAGAAGTGTGCTGAG GCATACTTCCCTTCAATCTCTCAACCTGAAGGGCTCCCTTTAAAGGTTCAGGATTCTAATGGTAAAGAATGGATATTCCAATTCCGTTTCTGGCCTAATAATAATAGCAGGATGTATGTATTGGAAGGTGTCACACCTTGTATTCAGTCAATGCAGTTGCAAGCAGGTGATACAG TAACCTTCAGCCGAATAGATCCAGAAGGGAAATTGATCATGGGGTTCAGGAAGGCAACTAATATTTCATCTGAACAG gaGCAAACAACAAAGCCTGCCAATGGAGCCCCAGCAACTTCAGAGGCAAATGGTAAAGTTTCTGCTCCAGATCCCAGTCCAAATGCTGCAGTTTCCCGACAAAACAAGGTCAGCGCAGAGACCAAAAGCTCTAGCCCTGTGGAACAACCTGCTGCCTTCAAAATTGAAAAAGATGGATTAACACAGAAGGAAGGGCCAGGAACTGCTAGTTCTTCTCCAGGTCCTGTCAAGAGAAAAGCAGCTAATCTTACTCCAAAGAATAAACGACTACGGATGGAAAATGAGGAATCAATGGAGTTGAAGATAACATGGGAGGAAGCTCAAGAATTACTTCGTCCCCCTCCTAAGGCTCCTAACATTGTTATTGTTGATGGCCATGAGTTCGAGGAATATGAG GAGCCACCGATTCTTGGAAGGAAGACATATTTTGTGGCAGATAAATCAGG TTCAAATCATCAATGGGCACAATGTGAGAATTGTTCCAAATGGAGGAAACTGCCAGTAGATGCCCTGATGCCCTCTAAATGGACCTGCTCTGACAATAAATGGGATTCGGAAAG GTCTTCTTGCGAAGCTGCACAAGAAATAAGTATGGAGGAACTTGCAGAATTGATTCCTATAAAAtctg GTCCAGGTGGAGCAAGAAAGCCCAAAGCTAAGGTAGAAGGTGAAGCTATTGATGCTTCAGATGGGCTCGACACTCTTGCAAACCTTGCTATCCTTGGTGAAGGTGAAGCCCTGCCGTCCCAGCCAACCACGAAACATCCCCGCCATCGTCCTGGCTGCTCATGCATTGTCTGCATCCAACCACCAAGCGGGAAGGGCCCAAAGCACAAGCAAACATGCACTTGCAACGTCTGTATGACAGTTCGGCGTCGTTTCAGGACACTTATGCTTCGACGTCAGAAGAGGGAGACCACAGATTCGCCTCGTAAAAAGGATACAGGCCAATCCAGCGAGACAGGCAGACAAGGTGGATCTAGCCGGCTGGCGACCAATGCCAGTGCAACCAGCTCTTCCCAGAAAGCAGCAGATGCGAAGGCCAGTGCACCTGAAGACATTGCCGTAGATCACAAGGTGACATCCTCTCCAGTCAAGAACCACATTGACCTGAACATCCAGCCTGAACGGGACGATGAGCAGTCACCGAAGTCTGGTGCGGCCGGTGCATTGAGCCGAGACAATCCGACTTAG